From a single Nostoc sp. MS1 genomic region:
- the fbp gene encoding class 1 fructose-bisphosphatase — MAQASESLDLSVNNATDKSLDRDCTTLSRHVLQQLQSFSPDAQDLSALMNRIGLAGKLVARRLSRAGLMEGVLGFTGEVNVQGESVKKMDVYANDVFISVFKQSGLVCRLASEEMDEPYYIPENCPIGRYTLLYDPIDGSSNTDTNLSLGSIFAIRQQEGDDADGQAKDLLTNGRKQIAAGYILYGPSTMLVYTIGKGVHSFTLDPSLGEFILSEENIRIPNHGSVYSVNEGNFWQWEESMREYIRYVHRTEGYTARYSGAMVSDIHRILVQGGVFLYPGTIQKPEGKLRLLYESAPLAFLIEQAGGRATTGLMDILEVVPTKLHQRTPLIIGSKEDVAKVESFIQNGH, encoded by the coding sequence ATGGCTCAAGCTTCAGAATCTTTGGATTTATCTGTCAACAACGCTACAGATAAATCTCTCGACCGCGATTGTACAACCTTATCTCGTCACGTCCTCCAACAACTCCAGAGTTTTTCACCAGATGCACAAGATTTGAGTGCATTGATGAATCGTATTGGATTAGCTGGTAAATTAGTTGCTCGTCGCCTTAGCCGTGCTGGCTTAATGGAAGGAGTTCTCGGATTTACTGGGGAAGTGAACGTACAAGGTGAGTCCGTCAAAAAGATGGATGTGTACGCTAATGATGTGTTTATCTCAGTCTTCAAGCAAAGCGGCTTAGTTTGCCGTCTTGCTTCCGAAGAAATGGATGAACCATATTACATCCCAGAAAATTGCCCCATAGGTCGTTATACCTTACTGTATGACCCCATAGATGGCTCCTCAAATACCGATACCAATCTCAGCTTAGGTTCCATTTTTGCTATCCGTCAACAGGAAGGCGATGATGCCGATGGTCAAGCTAAAGACCTCCTCACCAACGGACGCAAGCAAATTGCCGCAGGATACATCCTCTACGGCCCTAGCACGATGTTAGTTTACACTATTGGTAAGGGAGTTCATTCATTTACCCTTGACCCCAGCTTAGGTGAATTTATCCTCAGCGAAGAGAATATCCGCATTCCTAACCACGGCTCTGTATATAGTGTGAATGAGGGTAACTTTTGGCAATGGGAAGAATCTATGCGGGAGTATATCCGCTACGTCCATCGTACAGAAGGTTACACCGCTCGTTACAGTGGTGCAATGGTGAGCGATATTCACAGAATTTTAGTACAAGGCGGTGTATTTCTTTACCCAGGAACAATCCAGAAACCTGAAGGTAAATTGCGCTTGTTATACGAATCTGCTCCCCTCGCTTTTTTAATTGAACAAGCTGGTGGTCGGGCAACTACAGGATTAATGGATATCTTAGAAGTTGTACCCACAAAACTACACCAACGCACTCCTTTAATTATTGGTAGTAAAGAGGACGTAGCCAAGGTTGAGTCTTTTATTCAGAATGGGCATTAG
- the tal gene encoding transaldolase, whose product MATNHLLEIKEYGQSIWMDNLSRDLIQSGELKNLVENQGICGITSNPAIFEKAIANNVIYDADIEAGVRAGKPTLEIYESLVFADIRSACDILRPVYDASNKLDGYVSIEVPPTIAHDTQATINEARRYYQQIGRENVMIKIPGTEAGLPAVEQVIADGINVNVTLLFSVQSYINTAWAYIRGLEKRAAEGKDISNIASVASFFLSRIDSNIDGKIDAKLARGVDDINLEARLRSVKGKVAIANAKIAYQEYNKIIESDRWQALATKGAKVQRLLWASTSTKDPHYSDVMYVDELIGPDTVNTLPPATITACADHCEVANRIETGVAEAYQLIESLKDPDINIDIDVVMDELLTDGINKFVQPFQSLMNSLEGKVKLLSPV is encoded by the coding sequence ATGGCTACTAATCATTTACTTGAGATTAAAGAATACGGCCAGAGTATTTGGATGGATAATTTGAGCCGTGACCTTATCCAATCGGGAGAATTAAAGAATTTAGTTGAAAATCAGGGTATTTGTGGCATTACATCTAATCCGGCGATTTTTGAAAAAGCGATCGCCAACAATGTCATTTATGATGCTGATATTGAAGCTGGTGTGCGTGCAGGTAAACCCACGCTGGAAATTTATGAATCCCTAGTTTTTGCAGATATACGTAGTGCCTGCGATATCTTGCGTCCTGTATATGATGCCTCGAATAAATTGGATGGTTATGTGAGTATCGAAGTCCCACCGACCATCGCCCATGATACACAAGCCACAATTAACGAAGCCCGCCGTTATTATCAACAAATCGGGCGGGAAAATGTGATGATTAAAATTCCCGGTACTGAAGCCGGGTTGCCAGCCGTAGAACAGGTGATAGCTGATGGGATTAACGTTAACGTCACCTTGCTATTTTCTGTGCAGAGCTATATCAACACAGCTTGGGCATATATTCGGGGCTTAGAAAAACGAGCGGCTGAAGGTAAAGATATCAGTAACATTGCTTCTGTTGCTAGTTTCTTCCTCAGTCGGATTGACAGCAACATCGACGGTAAAATTGATGCTAAATTAGCTCGTGGCGTTGATGATATTAACCTAGAAGCGAGATTAAGGTCTGTTAAAGGTAAAGTAGCGATCGCCAATGCCAAGATTGCTTATCAAGAGTACAACAAAATTATTGAGAGCGATCGTTGGCAAGCCCTAGCAACCAAAGGGGCAAAAGTGCAAAGATTATTATGGGCCAGCACCAGCACTAAAGACCCTCATTACAGCGATGTCATGTACGTCGATGAATTGATTGGCCCCGATACCGTCAACACCTTACCCCCTGCGACCATTACCGCTTGTGCTGACCATTGTGAAGTCGCTAACCGAATAGAAACAGGAGTTGCAGAAGCTTACCAATTGATTGAGAGCCTCAAAGACCCAGACATCAACATTGATATTGATGTCGTCATGGACGAATTGTTAACCGATGGCATTAACAAATTCGTCCAGCCATTCCAGTCCCTCATGAACTCTTTAGAGGGCAAAGTCAAGCTATTGTCACCTGTATAG